From Granulicella sp. WH15, the proteins below share one genomic window:
- a CDS encoding enolase C-terminal domain-like protein encodes MRDVTIQNVRVIDLRFPTSRESIGSDAVNKDPDYSAAYCILETDAGVEGHGLTFTLGRGTDLCVSALNYLATFIKGRSLHSLTENMCAFSRTLTDESQFRWLGPEKGVIQLATAALINAVWDLYAKVEGKPLWRLLAEMEPEQIVSAIDFRYIDDALSRDEALEHLRVSRIGMEARIEQLTRDGYQAYTTSAGWFGFSDEKIQRLCREGLAEGWTHFKLKVGGDPVDDLRRGRIVREEIGWQNKLMLDANQKWSVAEAIERTLRFKELDVWWMEEPTSPDDILGHARIRREVAPIRIATGEHAHNRVMFKQMLQAGSIDVCQIDSCRVGGVNENLAIILMAAKFGVPVCPHAGGVGLCEYVQHLSAFDYLRGSMQLENRVIEYVDHLHEHFVHPVRIVRGRYQMPEAPGYSIEVRPESLERYSFPGGRAWQ; translated from the coding sequence GTCCGGGTCATCGACCTTCGTTTCCCCACCTCCCGCGAGAGCATCGGGTCTGATGCCGTGAACAAGGATCCGGACTACTCGGCCGCATACTGCATCCTCGAGACGGACGCGGGCGTCGAGGGCCACGGACTCACGTTCACTCTGGGCCGCGGGACCGACCTCTGCGTCTCCGCGCTGAACTATCTCGCAACCTTCATCAAGGGGCGCTCGTTGCACTCGCTGACCGAGAACATGTGCGCCTTCTCGCGCACGCTCACCGACGAGAGCCAGTTCCGCTGGCTGGGCCCGGAGAAGGGCGTCATCCAGCTCGCCACCGCCGCGCTCATCAACGCCGTGTGGGACCTCTACGCCAAGGTGGAGGGCAAGCCGCTGTGGCGATTGCTGGCCGAGATGGAGCCGGAGCAGATCGTCTCCGCCATCGACTTCCGCTACATCGACGATGCGCTCTCGCGTGACGAGGCGCTCGAGCACCTGCGTGTGAGCCGCATCGGCATGGAGGCACGGATCGAGCAGCTTACGCGCGATGGCTATCAGGCTTATACGACCTCAGCCGGATGGTTCGGCTTTAGCGACGAGAAGATACAGCGTCTCTGCCGCGAGGGGCTTGCGGAGGGCTGGACGCACTTCAAGCTGAAGGTCGGCGGCGATCCCGTGGACGACCTGCGCCGAGGCCGTATCGTTCGCGAGGAGATCGGCTGGCAGAACAAGCTGATGCTCGATGCCAACCAGAAGTGGAGTGTGGCCGAGGCGATTGAGCGCACGCTGCGTTTCAAGGAACTGGACGTGTGGTGGATGGAGGAGCCGACGAGCCCGGACGACATCCTCGGGCACGCCCGCATTCGCCGCGAGGTAGCGCCGATCCGCATCGCCACCGGCGAGCACGCGCACAATCGTGTCATGTTCAAGCAGATGCTGCAGGCCGGTTCGATCGACGTGTGCCAGATCGATAGCTGCCGTGTCGGCGGCGTCAATGAGAACCTCGCCATCATCCTGATGGCCGCGAAGTTCGGCGTTCCGGTCTGTCCGCACGCGGGCGGCGTAGGGCTATGCGAGTACGTGCAGCATCTCTCCGCGTTCGACTACCTGCGCGGTTCGATGCAACTGGAGAATCGCGTGATCGAGTACGTCGATCACCTGCACGAACACTTCGTTCATCCGGTTCGGATCGTGCGCGGACGCTACCAGATGCCCGAGGCTCCGGGGTACAGCATCGAGGTTCGTCCCGAGTCGCTGGAGCGTTACAGCTTCCCCGGCGGCAGGGCCTGGCAGTAG